From Triticum urartu cultivar G1812 chromosome 2, Tu2.1, whole genome shotgun sequence, a single genomic window includes:
- the LOC125534579 gene encoding oleosin-B6-like, producing the protein MAETAAIAPPPQPMAPPQPVEENATAAPPQPMAPPQPMAENATAAPPQPMAESATVVVVVPPPPPNGATTFLCLILAFFIPPLGVFLKYKCEIEFWICLILTFLAYAPGIIYAVWVIVK; encoded by the exons ATGGCAGAAACCGCAGCGATAGCACCACCACCACAACCAATGGCACCACCGCAACCAGTGGAGGAAAACGCAACGGCGGCACCGCCACAACCAATGGCACCACCGCAACCAATGGCGGAAAACGCAACGGCGGCACCACCGCAACCAATGGCGGAAAGCGCAACTGTCGTTGTGGTGGTGCCACCACCACCGCCAAACGGCGCCACAACATTCCTCTGCCTCATCCTCgccttcttcatccctcccctcGGCGTTTTCCTCAAGTACAAATGTGAG ATTGAATTCTGGATCTGCCTCATCCTAACATTCTTGGCCTACGCGCCGGGCATCATCTACGCCGTCTGGGTGATCGTGAAGTAG